Sequence from the Mugil cephalus isolate CIBA_MC_2020 chromosome 20, CIBA_Mcephalus_1.1, whole genome shotgun sequence genome:
TGGGACAGGGAGACTGGGAGGGAGACAAAAGTGATGCATTTAATGGACAAGGGGAAGTTGAAGGCGACAGAAGCAGTGGCTCAAGAGGACAAGGGGACTGAGAAGGAGATAGGAGGGAGGGATCCAGGGGCCCCGGTGAGGGCTCACTCTGGGAGCCACTGCTGCATCTCTGGACAGGAACAGGAGCCCTGTGGCCATCAGGGATATCCAGAATCTGGAGTATTCAAGAGTGCACAGGCGAAGGTTTTAACGACACAAAGGCTAGAATGACTGTGGAGATGTTTCTTAAATACCACTTGCATGTGATTATAATAAAAGCCTTGGACCTAACCTCGAGTTGATCATCTGGTttctcagacacaaacacttcctccagctccaggtTGAGGCCTTCGACGCTGCGTCGCAGCCGCGGGGCTAACCTGTTCAGCGGTATCAGGGGCATTGTCTGAGAAAAGCGAGCAAAACGAAGACACGTTTAGAGGCTTTCGGTGCCAGATTAAGTCTCTGCGCAAGTGCCTGGTTCATTCTGAGACAACATGACGGTAACAGAGAAGCCCCGATGACAGCATGCCCTAAGAAAAGAACACGTGTTTTTTTATCTCCCTGTTACTATGTTGATACGGGTCTGAAGATAGTTCAGCGTTGGTAGTGAATGTGAAAAGATTGCGCTATGCCTTTAACTCACATGGCCTTATAGGAGAAAAGAGCACTGGGCTACCTGAGTGATGCCTGCTGCATGACCTGCTGGCAGGGGTTGGGAGGGGGGCTCACATCCTGCCGAGGGAGGGGCATGTCGGGAGCGCTTCTGCAACTGGTGCCTTAGCTTGGCCACCTGAGGGCAGAGTGGAGAGAAAAATGATTCATTCTGAACGGGGGAGGTTATTAACTCTGCCCTCAGGGCAGGCGATATTTCTATAATACAAAGGGTGTGGGTATGAATGAGAAAGAACTGATACTACAGCACACTACTTGCCTCCCTTAGGTGCTCCGCACTGCCCCAAGATGCTGAGCGCTTGTGTCCACCCGCGCTTCTCCTTCCCCGTGTCTCCTCTGCCCAGGAACTTGGAgtctttaaaacatattttacagcGGTCAACAAAGATGCTTTGTCTAAACCGCTGGGAAGCTGCGGTTGAAGAAGGTCTGTCTGTGATGTTGACCTTTCGGAGGCATTTTAGATTTTCTGCTTAACACAGCAATCTGCATTACGACTACAGAGCACAACACAGAAGTGGAGACCCACAGCTGTTTTGCACACCTGCCCCACAGCAGCTGTACAGAGGAAGGCAACAAAAAAACCACTTAGAGCTGCAAAACAGCCTCGCTTCCACGCACATAAGAAAACATCCAAACCACATCATTGTAAAGACTAAAAATACAGTGTAGTTATCAGCATTCAACACCTCAGTGCACTTACACATACAGAAAAcctgttattcacaaagtcacaTACTGTAGAGGAAAAACAACCGAGACAAACACTCAACACTGCAAGGAGACATTTTGGAGGAGTTCTTTTGTTAGTCACAGCTTCATAACGTCTTACATTCACTACTATTTCCATACCGATTTCTTCACATTGACTCTTGATCTCCGACCAGCGGGAGCCTGGTTGGTTGCTCCTGACTGTTGGTTGTGAACAGATGACTGGACATTCATCATCAACAGGCGAAACATATGTTAAGCAACAGAATCCGATACGGAGTCCTACTGCCTCCACGCTCCCAGTCCACTGCTTCAAACACTGGCAACCAACTTGATCCATACGCCGGTGTCCATTCCATTCATAAGCAAGTCTCAGCTAACGATACGCGCAGTCAcacaactctctctctccccgcgGCACGATTACATCATGGCTTTCGGTCCTAAGAAATAcagcctgtttttgttttctgtctgcctTCTCTTTGAAAGAGAAATCTTTCAACTACATGTACAGAAACACATCCTCTGTCCGGTCAGCTCACACAGTCTATAGTCTGACTAAATAAGTCACTATGCAGCATAAGTCGGTCACAGTGACATCAGTGTAGAGTTACAGTTACCAACCCCCATTATCCAACACCAGCCACCCCACCCCGCCTAAAACATGAACAGGGGATCATGGGACACAAACCTATAAAAAGACCCAAAGGTACCAGAGCATTTGGTCTGCATGGCTAATGTTTCCAGCGTGCAACCAGAATAAGGAACAGGGCTCTCTTCCAGTTCTAAATTTATCAAATTTATTACTATCTCAGTGtataaaacatcaaaacataGTAAATACTTTACCAGGACTCAATGTCTAACCTGCAGAATGCTGATGCTGTTCAACCGGCAGGtgaaagagcaaacaaaaaaaaaatctatttttataaaTCAGCAAATTATCATATTTGACAGGCTGGAAGCAGAGAACTCAGCTTTAATCCACAGATGGCAATGTTAGTGAGTCAGTTGCTCCACCACGTAGTTCACACTAAAAAATCTCAATGACTATTTAATGGATTACACAGACTTCCGAACAAACATTTAGATAGGAAATCTAAGACGGGCCTCAGAGTTTTCCCCCGGTGGCACTTtttagttgcattttttttttttttaatgacagcaTCGAGAAAGTAAAGACGTTTATGTCTCTGAATTGTTTTCATCCGGAGTTTTCATTTAGTGCCACCTGCATGGCTCATGATCTTGGCTCATGCGCCTAGGGGTAGCTGCACAGAGCCGAGAACATGACTGTTGACTGAAATCTAGATACTTTAACTATGTATTGGATTAACAAAATTGGTGGCAGGCATTTTCTGTTGATGCATTAACTGATGAATCAATTAACAAATGTAATAAGTTCAAAATatcaaaaggaaataaaataccaGTCCACCTGAGTGTATTGTTTATGCATTAAGATAGAAAAAGTGCAGTAATATAACtattaaaaaatggaaatgaaagccAACACCCAGTAATATCATCTGACATAATGCAGAGGAACTATGGCAGAAGGTCTTGccgggtggggtggtggtggtggtggtggtggtgtgcatgtgtggttgaGGAGATTGCTGGGGGATGGGGTGTCTGTATAATGAGGTCAGGAGGGGTCTGTTCCTCACAATGGAGGCAAAGGGGGTTCGCTCGATTTTAAACTGTGTCAGGAGCAAAGACGAAGCTGCGGAGCTCGCTGATGTTACTGTGGGCTTTGTGCACCAGTTAGGAGCAGATACAGTTGGTCGAGGGGGGAGCGAGGGAAGGAGAGCGGagtttaaagaagaacaaaaacgACTATTTCCAGTTGGCTGCCTTCCACCCGCCGCGTCGAACTGGAACCACCAGACACCTGCAGAGCCAACATCAGATATCTTGTCCTCTATAGAAATCCTTAGCATACAAGAGACGCGGGGCTTTTCAGGGCAGTTCTAAGCGCCCTGCCTTTTCTCCTCCGCAGCATGAAGCAACAGGTTTTATGATATATGAGTTCTTGCACCATCAGTAGCACTGGTTTAGAAGAGACCGGCCTTTATCCGGACCTCGGGTTTCTCTTGATTACAGTACTACAGCAAAGCACCGTAACTGATTTTTACTGATGATTGTGTTACAGTATCTTAATATTTACCTGTGTGGCTTTGTCGTTGACACAGGTAACCGCCGTGCTCTCTGCCTCTTTGGGCCACTGTCCCTGGAGATAGGGTCCAACAATTGCGTCCAGAGAAAGCGTTCGGCGAATGGTGGGTTTCGGCGGGCGGGCCGAGGTTCTGTCCGCttttgagaaaagaaataattcacATTAATCACCGGCTATGATGAGATTGTGTAAGCCTTGTGTAAGTACATGTCAAAACTGTTTCCATCTTGCAGAAGGGATGAACTCCAGCCCAAATAACTTTCTTTAAGAGGCTCGACTGTATTTTAACACGAGTGCTGTTCGTAACATTGCTCCCAGGCTTCCTTCCCTCTGTAAGTATACAGTGCAGAGCTGTGTGATTGAGTGTGCTGGCAGCTCCTTGTATCTCTGGCATGTGTGGACCATGCTTTTGACCTGGACCACAGCCATCTACAGCTACACAACGCTGGCAACAGCCACCACAAGCTACAAGTTTATTTACCACCAACCCAAAACCACAGTATGTTGTCATCAGCCCAGGTTGCAGGGCAGGCAGGACGTAAATAACATGCAGATGTGAGTTTCTTGGATACAGTTAAAGAACAAGCactcaaagtaaaacaaagaggCCTTTAAAAGTGTTGCTGTGTTAACATGGAACATGCAGCTGAAATCCCACAGGTCAGAGTGCAAAGGGGCAGCTGAGTGTCCAAATAACATTATGAGAACAGTGTTATGTTTCAGGTTTAGCAGCCTTCATTGTTGACTTAACTTTCTCATAGTGTGTTGGAATTTATGTTTTGTGACTGCAAAGAATAATGGTTAGCCGCTCAAACTGGAACTGTTCACTCTCTCAATAAAGATGCCCTAAAATGGTTATTTTAACTTCACAATTCTAACagatcttttattattattattttaattcatcaattaatttgcaaataatgataatgaatcgttttcatttgaatgaataatgaatgaataaatctacTGACTATGTTCTGTATTACTCTTTCAGTCAgtgtataataacaataaacaacaacagaaaaatgcgCACATCAGCTTCAAGGAGGAAGCTGGAATATTCctttcattattaaaaaatcacaaagaaaacTCCCATCAGTTATGAAAACACGTGTAGTATTTTCCATCAGAAAGTCGTGGTTCCCCGTGTAATGTAATCTCTAAGGCAGATAATGATGATAAAGTGACACCAAAGCAACTTTTCAGCTTTGGACCACACGGAAGTGAATGCAGATCGAAGCCCCCTCCTCTCCAGTGTGTGTATTTACCCGTCTTGACCTCTCTGCAGAGCAGGGCTGAGCTCCTCTGGAGCTGGTATGGGACCGTGGCTCTGAGGGGCTGCAGGCTGAGGTTGCTGCACCCCCGAGGCGCTCCTCCACTTCTGCCCGACATCCCCCACTCCGCTCCCACAGCCGAGCTCCGCTTATGAAAACACGCCGCTTTGCTTTCTCTTCTCCCCGTCGTCCTTCGCAGCTCTGCGCacggatttctttctttctttctttttttttttttaatcaccacATTCAGTTCATCCAGGGTGATGATCCAAAACTCTGATCCGGCCTCCTGATGCACAAACTCCTGGAGCTTTCTTTTGTGATGATGaccatgactttttttttttgtcgcctCGCAACTCAATTCCAAGTTTTcgagaaacaaaaatacacgAGCTGATTGACCTGTGTCTGCGTCAGCCTAGTAAATCGTGGATTACCTCTCACCCCGCAGTGTGGAAAGGACAGATTCTATGAGGGGCTCTCACGCATCGCTACTTGTTTCCCTTGTCTGCAAAGTGacaacacaactgctgctcaacCTGTGCGACTATCTCGTGTGGCTTATAATTCCACTGCTGGGCGATCTGGTTGGTTGCTGCAGAATATCCCCGAGTACTTATTGGCTCTCACATCCATCTGTCTCCCGAAAGGAAAGCCCCACAAAAACTTCAAGTTCCCACCCACTTTGTAGAGATTTCTCTCGCCACTGTGCGGGACACGGACACGGGCgatccccctctccctctccgcccccacctccctccctcctcccatcAAAAGCACGTCCAGACCCCGGGTCTGTCCGCATTGTGCATGTGTGGCCCTGGTGTGGTCATATGTGTGTGGTCTCTCAAAGTGTGGTTCAGGGGCACAACGAGGGCATCAAGGCAAGGACCAaagatatataatataatataatataatataatataatataatataatataatataatataatataatataatataatataataattaaccACATTGCATCaaaaaagcagtttaaatattgTCTATATTATGACTGAATGACTTAAAGACAACAGATTCTCTATAATATATGACAATGTAATAGCTTGTACCCCCATTAGAATGTATAAAAGCCTTAACAGAATATTTATGCACTATTTAAAAATGCAGGGATGCTGTTTATCTCTACCACCAACATTAGGTAAATTGACATGAAAAATTCATTGAGAGACTTTTTCAGTTGGTTGGCACACATAAAAGCTCTCTCATTCTGCTGTGGAAGTGCTAAGCATCAACACAGGCCAGTTAGACAGCCTACACAGCAGCAGGAATTTGTATTCATTTGAAAGAAAGATTTGTAAATTCTAGTTATATGGGGAGTTTATTGTAAGTTTCTCAACAACTGTATGTGTCCGTAAAAACCTACTGAGATTTCAGGTATCTGTACAATACAGTCagtcaccactagatggagccagagaaaagcagctggCTGCTAAACGCccccattcatttttcaaatcGTACcatttgctgctgctgatttacggTAATGTAATctacacaaacagacatgacTAATGGAAAAGGCAGTTTattgcaacacaaaacaaacaaattaatcaacaaaaaaaagagagaacacaCTGCTGTACCGGATCATATGAGATCAATAACATACTGCATGTGGTAGCTTACGATCTGATCAATAAATAGCTGCACAGATTCAACAGTTTGTGACAGTTTGATTAATCAAGCAGGCATGATGTGCACTTCCAAGATTGACAGACCCTGTTAGCATTCAGAACACTCATAAAACACGCTGCACTCTATGTCTCGATGCTATGACACCTGAAGAGTGGCGTGCAAGAACCACCCAGCCCTCTGACTTATCTCTCAAAATGATCATCACATCTGTCTTTGCAAGTGGCTGTATCCAAATAACTGCACGTGCTGCTTATGTtacatgataataaataaaacaggccagaggtgcacaaacacacatgacaaTGCCATGGGAAGAATACTGATATTCAAATAAGGAGTATGAAtagaaatgaacaaacagaagaagataaATGGATACTTGGAACAAGGTCTGATGTTTGCAGGTGCATTGCATGACTTCGGATGAATGGGTTCACAGAAAGTGAAAAGCACAGAGTCGAGTGGATAAGtcgagaagaaaggaaagaaccAGAAGAGGGGGATCCTTCCAGCTTCATGAAAACTTCACCGTCATGTACAAAAATCCAGATGTGCTGTCGTgactttcctgtttttctcatgGAGCTGGGTGCATGGTGGGAGCAGGGTTTTGGTTGGGTCAACGCAGCATCACCAGGCAGACAGGCTGGGGGTTAAATCTTGGCTGGTCTGGAGTTCCTAGCTGGGAGAGAGTGCAGGGCTGGGTTCAGTGCTGATGTTCACCAAACACTCGCTGGACTTGAGACTCGCAAGGGACTTGGAGCTCGGCAAAGAGGCCAGAGAGCCGCAGAGACCCAGCATGGAGGGAGTGTTGTCTTTCCCTACACCAAGAAAAGGAATCAAATTCAGCTTGTGATCATGCATAGCTGAGGCTGCCCACACGAATCGTAAACAGGCGTCAAGCATGCTTTTGCATGAATATGGATGTACGTGTGCATGGGTGGCTGCTTCTGAAAGGCTCTTATTAACAGGGGAGAAAGTACCAATATGTTGCTACACTGCTATGTGTATCTCTACCGAAGTagaaaaaactcatttaaagttAATATGTTACAACATGATAACagtatgtgctgcacatttccatacagttgtaaatattttgtgaaTGTAACAGTTCTTCAGTTCAAATTATGATTTTTTCCCTCTCTAAATATTTTCATATGGTTTTGTTTCAACAAAAATCCAAATGATTTAACACCTTGCCAAAAATCATAGATTcaggaaaaatgagaaaaactaCATATTTTATCATCTCAGTGGCGCACAGATTTATTAGCTGCCCCGTATATAAAGTAGCTGAAACTAGCTC
This genomic interval carries:
- the fam117aa gene encoding protein FAM117A isoform X3 — its product is MFRLLMMNVQSSVHNQQSGATNQAPAGRRSRVNVKKSTPSSWAEETRGRRSAGGHKRSASWGSAEHLREVAKLRHQLQKRSRHAPPSAGCEPPSQPLPAGHAAGITQTMPLIPLNRLAPRLRRSVEGLNLELEEVFVSEKPDDQLEILDIPDGHRAPVPVQRCSSGSQSEPSPGPLDPSLLSPSQSPCPLEPLLLSPSTSPCPLNASLLSPSQSPCPMGEPVYAEPVDCEALSASPLTSLPSFALDPPLLQPCSSSPRPNKTYSFQREPPEGCERVRVCEEAMSACQDETLLQPSCPDPNKVNFTPHGGSAFCPVSLLKPLLPSMDLLFRGLSVSPVTGCSGQASPTRHLGMQ
- the fam117aa gene encoding protein FAM117A isoform X1; this translates as MSGRSGGAPRGCSNLSLQPLRATVPYQLQRSSALLCREVKTADRTSARPPKPTIRRTLSLDAIVGPYLQGQWPKEAESTAVTCVNDKATQTPSSWAEETRGRRSAGGHKRSASWGSAEHLREVAKLRHQLQKRSRHAPPSAGCEPPSQPLPAGHAAGITQTMPLIPLNRLAPRLRRSVEGLNLELEEVFVSEKPDDQLEILDIPDGHRAPVPVQRCSSGSQSEPSPGPLDPSLLSPSQSPCPLEPLLLSPSTSPCPLNASLLSPSQSPCPMGEPVYAEPVDCEALSASPLTSLPSFALDPPLLQPCSSSPRPNKTYSFQREPPEGCERVRVCEEAMSACQDETLLQPSCPDPNKVNFTPHGGSAFCPVSLLKPLLPSMDLLFRGLSVSPVTGCSGQASPTRHLGMQ
- the fam117aa gene encoding protein FAM117A isoform X2, encoding MSGRSGGAPRGCSNLSLQPLRATVPYQLQRSSALLCREVKTADRTSARPPKPTIRRTLSLDAIVGPYLQGQWPKEAESTAVTCVNDKATQTPSSWAEETRGRRSAGGHKRSASWGSAEHLREVAKLRHQLQKRSRHAPPSAGCEPPSQPLPAGHAAGITQTMPLIPLNRLAPRLRRSVEGLNLELEEVFVSEKPDDQLEILDIPDGHRAPVPVQRCSSGSQSEPSPGPLDPSLLSPSQSPCPLEPLLLSPSTSPCPLNASLLSPSQSPCPMVYAEPVDCEALSASPLTSLPSFALDPPLLQPCSSSPRPNKTYSFQREPPEGCERVRVCEEAMSACQDETLLQPSCPDPNKVNFTPHGGSAFCPVSLLKPLLPSMDLLFRGLSVSPVTGCSGQASPTRHLGMQ